The following are encoded in a window of Alosa sapidissima isolate fAloSap1 chromosome 10, fAloSap1.pri, whole genome shotgun sequence genomic DNA:
- the LOC121720394 gene encoding exostosin-1a-like → MQAKKRYLILFSACACVVLLFYFGVVQLPASRRNQNRRDDRSRSGYHASPHWPHFSDPLQPFIPWDQSETEDYNVHISPRQKRDANSGVYRGRRCRMDSCFDFSLCKKNGFKVYVYPQQKGEKISESYQNILSSIEGSRFYTSDPGQACLFVLNLDTLDRDQLSPQYVHNLKSKIQNLHIWNNGRNHLIFNLYSGTWPDYTEDLGFDIGEAMLAKASISTENFRPNFDVSIPLFSKDHPRTGGDRGYLKYNNIPPLRKYVLVFKGKRYLTGIGSDTRNALHHVHNSEDVVLLTTCKHGKDWQKHKDARCDKDNAEYDK, encoded by the coding sequence ATGCAAGCCAAAAAACGGTATTTAATTCTATTCTCTGCCTGCGCATGTGTCGTTTTACTGTTTTACTTTGGAGTGGTGCAGCTCCCGGCTTCCAGGAGAAACCAGAACCGGCGTGATGATCGCAGCCGCAGTGGATATCATGCGAGTCCGCACTGGCCTCACTTTTCGGACCCGCTGCAGCCTTTCATTCCTTGGGATCAGTCGGAGACCGAGGACTACAACGTTCACATATCGCCAAGGCAGAAGAGAGATGCCAATTCCGGGGTGTACAGGGGCAGACGGTGTCGAATGGACTCCTGCTTTGATTTTTCTCTTTGTAAAAAGAATGGCTTTAAAGTTTACGTTTACCCGCAGCAAAAGGGTGAGAAAATCTCAGAAAGTTACCAAAACATTCTCTCTTCCATTGAAGGATCCCGGTTCTACACATCGGACCCTGGGCAAGCTTGCTTATTTGTTTTGAACTTGGACACATTGGATAGGGACCAGCTGTCTCCTCAGTATGTGCACAACCTGAAATCAAAGATCCAAAACTTGCATATTTGGAATAACGGTCGGAACCATCTTATATTTAACTTGTACTCGGGGACATGGCCGGACTACACGGAGGATTTGGGTTTCGATATTGGCGAGGCCATGCTTGCCAAGGCAAGCATAAGCACCGAGAACTTCAGGCCCAACTTCGACGTGTCCATTCCTCTGTTCTCTAAAGATCACCCAAGGACCGGTGGGGATAGGGGCTATTTAAAGTACAATAACATACCTCCTTTGAGGAAATATGTGCTGGTGTTTAAGGGTAAAAGGTACCTCACAGGCATAGGCTCGGACACCAGGAATGCCCTGCATCATGTCCACAACTCTGAGGATGTGGTGCTTCTCACCACATGCAAACATGGCAAAGACTGGCAGAAGCACAAAGATGCGCGCTGTGACAAGGACAATGCAGAGTATGACAAGTAA
- the scnm1 gene encoding sodium channel modifier 1 yields the protein MSFKREGNDQSQLNVLKKRRVADLLANFIPEDEAALMKNGRYTCLVCSHRPIFDTVDMLTVHRKGKKHLEGMKWFYRKKTQLQRDFEKHHHHSYVAKEEEQQEASSSAPLLTQTRKITHHALLKATPYSSCHKRSSTKTEQEQEHSNISSMCQPIQDGSRHSSHQTQGASSNAKSSTASDTSAAAGHQHGERKGEVKKRGPQQNDPPDGEPMTEQHRKELEHYLKLKSDGWLRDRSGNWIKDENVEFDSDEDEPPPVSQT from the exons ATGTCATTTAAACGAGAAGGGAACGATCAAAGTCAACTGAATGTCCTTAAG AAACGACGTGTCGCTGACCTTCTCGCGAATTTCATTCCAGAAGACGAAGCTGCTTTAATGAAGAATGGAAG GTACACTTGTTTAGTGTGTTCCCATCGTCCCATTTTTGATACTGTCGACATGCTGACAGTTCATCGAAAGGGAAAAAAGCACTTGGAAG GAATGAAGTGGTTCTATCGAAAGAAAACACAGTTGCAGAGAGATTTTGAAAAGCATCATCACCACAGTTATGTTGCCAAAGAGGAAGAACAGCAG GAGGCTTCCAGTTCTGCCCCTCTTTTGACCCAAACTAGAAAAATTACCCATCATGCATTGCTGAAAGCAACTCCGTACAGCAGTTGTCACAAAAGAAGCAG CACCAAGACGGAACAGGAACAGGAACACAGCAATATTTCCTCCATGTGCCAGCCTATCCAGGACGGCAGCAGGCATTCATCACACCAAACACAGGGTGCCAGCTCAAATGCCAAGTCATCCACAGCTTCTGACACAAGTGCTGCTGCAG GTCATCAGCATGGTGAGCGAAAGGGAGAGGTAAAGAAGAGAGGGCCACAGCAGAATGACCCCCCAGATGGAGAGCCAATGACAGAACAGCACCGGAAGGAATTGGAACACTACCTCAAACTGAAAAG CGATGGCTGGCTGCGGGACCGGAGTGGCAATTGGATTAAGGATGAAAATGTGGAGTTTGATTCAGATGAAGATGAACCGCCTCCTGTTTCCCAAACGTAA
- the fam8a1b gene encoding protein FAM8A1b: MADSGNGPSVKEKIPVNNSVRTRNAGINRKANEDNTLNNNKDVNNSMTTTEYCEKLQEWMWQYYSVYVNWHSWMSVFTLSCPPCFPVPSSSSEAQSPSSSRTDVSASDPRTWYNPLAFPVPPHVFPAPPAAGNANQAGDTNVTQSTVPGPVQQPQQQQQQQQPNGNAQQPGREYTIPSPLQRFMAEMVDFIILFFIKATIIISIMHLSGMKDISKFAMHFIVEEIDENASMEELQKMMLVALVYRILVCFYEIICIWGAGGATPGKFLIGLRVVTCDSSVLVQPNRVRVVPASNVSLSASTIRALSKNFSIAFLFPAFVTLLFFQHNRTVYDIVAGTIVVKRRGVR, translated from the exons ATGGCGGACTCAGGAAATGGACCGAGTGTCAAAGAAAAAATACCTGTAAACAACAGTGTTCGGACTAGAAATGCTGGCATTAATAGAAAGGCCAATGAGGACAACACTTTAAACAACAACAAGGACGTTAATAACAGCATGACCACCACAGAATATTGCGAAAAACTGCAGGAATGGATGTGGCAATACTACAGTGTATACGTGAATTGGCATAGCTGGATGTCAGTTTTTactctctcttgccctccttGCTTTCCTGTACCCTCCTCGTCAAGTGAAGCCCAGTCTCCGTCCTCCTCCAGAACCGATGTATCTGCCTCAGACCCTCGCACCTGGTACAATCCACTTGCTTTTCCTGTGCCACCCCATGTTTTCCCTGCCCCACCTGCAGCAGGTAATGCTAACCAAGCGGGTGACACTAACGTTACCCAGTCAACGGTTCCAGGACCAGTACAGCAGccgcagcagcaacaacaacaacagcagccaaATGGGAATGCACAACAACCTG GTCGGGAATACACCATACCTTCCCCCCTCCAGAGATTTATGGCAGAGATGGTGGATTTCATAATTTTGTTCTTCATAAAGGCAACCATTATTATCAGCATCATGCATTTGAGTGGAATGAA GGACATATCCAAATTTGCCATGCATTTTATTGTGGAGGAGATTGATGAAAATGCATCCATGGAGGAACTTCAGAAGATGATGCTTGTGGCACTTGTCTACCGCATACTAGTCTGTTTTTATGAG ATAATATGCATCTGGGGCGCCGGTGGAGCCACCCCAGGAAAGTTCCTTATCGGTCTGCGGGTGGTCACCTGTGACAGCTCCGTCCTGGTACAACCGAACCGAGTGCGGGTTGTCCCTGCATCAAATGTATCTCTCTCTGC GTCTACCATACGAGCGCTGAGCAAAAACTTCTCCATTGCTTTCCTCTTCCCTGCCTTCGTcaccctcctcttcttccagcATAACAGGACTGTTTACGACATAGTGGCTGGCACCATCGTGGTCAAGCGGCGGGGGGTTAGATGA